A genomic segment from Kallotenue papyrolyticum encodes:
- the aspS gene encoding aspartate--tRNA ligase, giving the protein MLRTHTCGELRAEHAEQRVTLAGWVHRRRDHGPLIFIDLRDRYGITQIVGDKTAHPEAHAVLDQVRSEYVVQVSGRVRLRPADGRNPNLATGDIELEAEQVVVLNPSKQPPLYIAREVNEEETLRLKYRYLDLRRERMQRNIILRHKTIKFIRDWMSNHGFLEIETPMLIASTPEGARDYLVPSRLHPGEFYALPQSPQQLKQLLMVAGFDRYFQIARCMRDEDLRADRQPEFTQLDIEMSFVEQEDVLQLVEALMTDLVREITPHKRVLSPFPRLTYHEAMARYGTDKPDLRYGLELVDVSALVVESEFGVFRNAIANGGQVKGIRVPGCGNYSRKQLDELNLVAQAGGAKAVATLAVEAEGVKGAIAKFFTPDQAAALVERMGGQPGDLLVFIADKPEVVAAGLDKLRREFARRLNLGDPNLLAFAWIVDFPMFEFNPETGVWDAQHHPFCMVNPEDVEKLKRNELAEVRAAAYDLVCNGYELASGSVRIHDRAIQQSIFDRLPYTPDEIQRRFGHMLEAFEYGAPPHAGIAPGIDRLMALLCDEENIREVIAFPKTQRAEDLMMNAPSPVSEQQLRELHLRVVLDE; this is encoded by the coding sequence ATGTTGCGAACGCATACCTGCGGCGAACTCCGGGCCGAACATGCCGAACAGCGCGTGACGCTGGCCGGTTGGGTGCACCGCCGCCGCGACCACGGTCCGCTGATTTTCATCGATCTGCGCGATCGCTACGGTATTACACAGATCGTCGGAGACAAGACCGCCCATCCCGAAGCGCACGCAGTGTTGGATCAGGTGCGCAGCGAATACGTCGTGCAGGTGAGCGGCCGTGTTCGGTTGCGGCCCGCGGACGGGCGCAATCCCAACCTGGCCACCGGCGACATCGAACTTGAAGCCGAGCAGGTGGTGGTGCTCAATCCATCCAAGCAGCCGCCGCTGTACATCGCCAGAGAGGTCAATGAGGAAGAAACACTCCGGCTCAAGTATCGCTACCTGGATCTACGCCGCGAGCGCATGCAGCGCAACATCATCCTGCGCCACAAGACGATCAAATTCATCCGCGATTGGATGAGCAATCACGGCTTTCTGGAGATCGAAACGCCAATGCTGATCGCCTCGACGCCCGAAGGCGCGCGCGATTATCTGGTGCCCTCGCGTCTCCATCCGGGCGAGTTCTACGCGCTGCCGCAGTCGCCGCAGCAGCTCAAGCAGTTGCTGATGGTTGCCGGCTTCGACCGCTACTTCCAAATCGCGCGCTGCATGCGTGACGAGGATCTGCGCGCCGATCGCCAGCCCGAGTTTACCCAGCTCGATATCGAGATGAGCTTTGTCGAGCAGGAGGACGTGCTCCAGCTCGTCGAAGCGCTGATGACCGATCTGGTGCGCGAGATCACACCGCACAAGCGCGTGCTCTCGCCCTTCCCGCGCCTGACCTACCATGAGGCCATGGCGCGCTACGGCACCGACAAGCCCGATCTGCGCTATGGCTTGGAGCTGGTGGATGTCTCGGCACTGGTGGTCGAGTCGGAGTTCGGCGTGTTCCGCAACGCCATCGCCAACGGCGGCCAGGTCAAGGGCATCCGCGTGCCGGGCTGCGGCAACTATTCACGCAAGCAGCTCGACGAGCTCAACCTGGTGGCACAGGCCGGCGGCGCGAAAGCGGTTGCGACGCTGGCGGTCGAAGCCGAGGGCGTCAAAGGCGCGATCGCCAAGTTCTTCACGCCCGATCAGGCCGCTGCGCTGGTGGAGCGCATGGGCGGACAACCGGGCGATCTGCTGGTCTTTATCGCCGACAAGCCAGAGGTCGTCGCCGCGGGCCTGGACAAGCTGCGCCGCGAGTTTGCCCGCCGGCTCAACCTGGGCGATCCCAACCTGCTGGCCTTCGCCTGGATCGTGGACTTCCCGATGTTCGAGTTCAATCCGGAAACCGGCGTGTGGGATGCGCAGCACCATCCCTTCTGCATGGTCAATCCGGAGGATGTCGAGAAGCTGAAGCGCAACGAGCTGGCCGAGGTGCGCGCCGCGGCCTACGACCTGGTCTGCAATGGCTACGAGCTGGCTTCGGGCTCGGTGCGCATCCACGATCGCGCCATTCAGCAGAGCATCTTCGACCGCCTGCCCTACACGCCCGACGAGATCCAGCGTCGCTTCGGCCATATGCTGGAAGCCTTCGAGTATGGCGCACCGCCGCACGCCGGCATCGCCCCCGGCATCGACCGCCTGATGGCGCTGCTGTGCGACGAGGAGAACATCCGCGAGGTGATCGCCTTCCCCAAGACGCAGCGCGCCGAAGACCTGATGATGAATGCCCCCTCGCCGGTCAGCGAGCAGCAGTTGCGCGAGCTGCACCTGCGCGTAGTGCTCGACGAGTAG
- a CDS encoding cysteine hydrolase family protein has translation MDRIELVESSQPFLRYLEEWHSRIRDESLDALIAGRPETVAVVCVDVIVGFCSEGPLASPRVNRIVAPIVRLFSALHERGVRHFILPQDAHAPDAVEFMSYPPHCIRGTREAQTVPELLALPFSDQFTIIEKNALSAFIDTALPDWVREHPEVTTYIVTGDCTDLCTYNLALHLRMDANARQLQRRVVLVEECVDTYDLPVDVAQQQGIRPHPGDFHHVVFLHHMEQNGVEIVRRLR, from the coding sequence ATGGACCGTATCGAGCTGGTTGAGTCTTCACAGCCGTTCCTGCGCTACCTGGAGGAATGGCATAGCCGCATCCGCGATGAGTCGCTGGATGCGCTGATCGCCGGTCGTCCGGAGACGGTGGCGGTGGTGTGCGTGGATGTGATCGTCGGCTTCTGCAGCGAGGGGCCGCTGGCTAGCCCGCGCGTCAACCGTATTGTCGCGCCGATCGTGCGGCTGTTCAGCGCGCTGCATGAGCGCGGCGTGCGCCATTTCATTCTGCCCCAGGACGCGCATGCGCCCGACGCAGTCGAGTTTATGTCCTATCCGCCGCACTGCATTCGCGGCACGCGCGAGGCGCAGACGGTGCCCGAGCTGCTGGCCCTGCCCTTCAGCGATCAGTTCACGATCATCGAGAAGAATGCCCTGAGCGCGTTCATCGATACCGCGCTGCCCGACTGGGTGCGCGAGCATCCCGAAGTGACGACCTACATCGTCACCGGCGACTGCACCGACCTGTGCACCTACAACCTGGCGCTGCACCTGCGCATGGATGCCAACGCGCGCCAGCTCCAGCGCCGGGTAGTGCTGGTCGAGGAGTGCGTCGATACCTATGACCTTCCGGTGGATGTGGCGCAGCAGCAGGGCATTCGTCCGCATCCGGGCGATTTTCACCATGTGGTGTTTCTGCATCACATGGAGCAGAACGGTGTCGAGATTGTGCGCCGCTTGCGCTGA
- a CDS encoding O-acetyl-ADP-ribose deacetylase, which produces MQVAIDAKRLELVQGNIVEQQVDAIVNAANPRLLGGGGVDGAIHAAAGPELLEECRRIGGCPVGEARITGGYRLKARHVIHAVGPMYRGGQQGETELLASAYRHSLLLAEQHGLRSVAFPAISTGAYGYPLDAAATIALQTVIEHLRYHDLPELVRFVLFDARAYEAFRQALERITAT; this is translated from the coding sequence ATGCAGGTGGCGATTGACGCCAAGCGTCTGGAGCTGGTGCAGGGCAACATCGTCGAGCAGCAGGTGGATGCGATCGTCAACGCGGCTAACCCGCGGCTGTTGGGCGGTGGTGGCGTGGATGGGGCAATCCACGCCGCTGCCGGTCCCGAACTTCTGGAGGAGTGTCGGCGCATTGGCGGCTGTCCCGTGGGCGAGGCGCGCATCACCGGCGGCTACCGTCTCAAAGCGCGGCATGTGATTCACGCCGTCGGGCCGATGTATCGCGGCGGGCAACAGGGCGAGACCGAGCTGTTGGCCAGCGCCTACCGCCACAGCCTGTTGTTGGCCGAACAGCATGGTCTGCGCTCGGTGGCTTTCCCGGCGATCAGCACGGGCGCGTACGGCTATCCGCTGGACGCAGCCGCGACGATCGCGCTCCAGACCGTGATCGAGCATCTGCGCTACCACGATCTGCCGGAGCTGGTGCGTTTTGTGCTGTTCGACGCGCGCGCCTACGAGGCCTTCCGCCAGGCCCTGGAACGGATCACGGCGACGTGA
- a CDS encoding NUDIX domain-containing protein — protein MDHSRPACGCGHPAVSVDVVIFTLQAGALHVLLVRRRHAPCAGVWAIPGGLIRPDEPLEAAARRELEEETGVRDVYLEQLYTFGDPARDPRGRVISVAYFALIRPDRQTLRSASAAADVGWFPVDDVPQPLAFDHQRILAVALDRLRSKLEYTTLAFQLLPEVFTLPELKQIYEQILGERLDRGNFYRKIKEAGVLEPVGRFRESGGRPAALYRFRAERRAGEFVFRWREARLDAPQGEG, from the coding sequence ATGGATCATTCCCGGCCAGCATGTGGATGTGGTCACCCCGCCGTTTCGGTGGATGTGGTGATCTTCACGCTGCAGGCCGGCGCGCTGCACGTGCTGCTGGTGCGGCGGCGGCACGCGCCCTGCGCAGGGGTGTGGGCCATTCCCGGCGGTCTGATCCGTCCGGACGAACCGCTGGAGGCCGCCGCGCGCCGCGAGCTCGAGGAAGAAACCGGCGTGCGCGATGTGTATCTCGAGCAGCTCTACACCTTCGGCGATCCGGCGCGTGATCCGCGCGGGCGGGTGATCAGCGTGGCCTATTTCGCCCTGATCCGCCCTGACCGGCAGACGCTGCGCAGCGCCAGTGCTGCCGCTGATGTGGGCTGGTTCCCGGTGGACGACGTGCCCCAACCGTTGGCCTTTGATCACCAGCGCATTCTGGCCGTTGCGCTCGACCGGCTGCGCTCCAAGCTGGAGTACACCACGTTGGCCTTCCAGCTCCTACCCGAGGTCTTTACCCTGCCCGAACTGAAGCAGATCTACGAACAGATCCTTGGCGAGCGTCTCGACCGCGGCAACTTCTACCGTAAGATCAAGGAAGCCGGCGTGCTGGAACCGGTGGGCCGTTTTCGCGAAAGTGGCGGTCGTCCGGCGGCGCTCTACCGCTTTCGCGCTGAGCGCCGTGCGGGCGAGTTCGTCTTTCGTTGGCGTGAAGCGCGGCTCGACGCGCCTCAAGGGGAGGGCTAG
- a CDS encoding PfkB family carbohydrate kinase — translation MSQLPATPAYLVVGHICTDRLADGVTLPGGTAFYAAHTAARLGCAVGVVTACAGDLPLAELLPGIAWVRQHSPITTVFENHYQGGLRRQLVHARAAPIDLAAIPHAWRSAPLVHLAPIINEIDPHADFATLFPKATIAVTPQGWLRAVDAAGVVRAAPERLLTLPWRGVQVIVLSEEDLAGDEALARAVARRVPLLALTRAERGVTLFAGSAAVDVPACPARVVDPTGAGDVFTAALLCRLQQGAAVDDAARWGCAAAACAIEAPGVAGLATPEQILQRLRRP, via the coding sequence ATGAGCCAGCTCCCGGCCACGCCTGCCTACCTGGTTGTCGGCCACATCTGCACCGATCGCCTGGCTGACGGCGTGACGTTGCCCGGCGGTACGGCCTTCTATGCCGCGCACACCGCGGCGCGGCTGGGGTGCGCCGTTGGCGTGGTGACCGCCTGCGCCGGCGACCTGCCGCTGGCCGAGCTGCTTCCGGGAATCGCCTGGGTGCGCCAGCATTCGCCCATCACCACCGTCTTCGAGAACCACTACCAGGGTGGGCTGCGCCGGCAACTGGTGCATGCCCGCGCCGCCCCGATCGATCTGGCGGCAATCCCCCATGCCTGGCGCAGCGCGCCGCTGGTCCACCTCGCGCCGATCATCAACGAGATCGATCCCCACGCCGACTTTGCGACGCTCTTTCCCAAGGCGACCATTGCGGTGACGCCGCAGGGCTGGCTGCGCGCGGTGGACGCTGCTGGTGTCGTGCGCGCCGCGCCCGAGCGATTGCTGACCCTCCCCTGGCGCGGTGTGCAGGTGATCGTGCTGAGCGAAGAGGATCTGGCCGGCGATGAGGCGCTGGCGCGCGCCGTGGCGCGACGCGTGCCGCTGCTGGCTCTGACGCGCGCTGAGCGGGGTGTGACGCTGTTTGCCGGATCAGCAGCCGTGGATGTGCCTGCCTGTCCCGCGCGGGTTGTCGATCCGACCGGCGCCGGTGATGTCTTCACCGCCGCGTTGCTGTGCCGTCTCCAGCAGGGAGCAGCCGTGGATGACGCCGCGCGCTGGGGGTGTGCCGCCGCGGCCTGCGCCATCGAAGCGCCGGGCGTGGCCGGACTAGCCACGCCTGAGCAGATCCTGCAGCGGTTGCGCAGGCCCTGA
- the jag gene encoding RNA-binding cell elongation regulator Jag/EloR has translation MPSIEISARTIAEATRLALEQLGVDEDEAIIEVLQSGDEENEALVRVSTLDVDEPSSRRAPYDPEAAAREGRRILEGILRHMDVDGFVNVQHTTALGPDGETQHSIMLYVEGLDEETVGLLIGRRGETLRSLQFLVNTIVQRHLGRWPQLVIDIGNYRQRRQESLEGLARRVAEQVRATGKPQSLDPMQAYDRRIIHMALRDDATVYTESAGEGENRHVVIYPRK, from the coding sequence ATGCCCAGCATCGAAATTAGCGCGCGAACCATCGCCGAGGCGACGCGCCTGGCCTTGGAACAGTTGGGCGTAGATGAAGACGAAGCGATCATTGAAGTCCTGCAGAGCGGCGACGAGGAGAACGAAGCGCTGGTGCGCGTCAGCACGCTGGATGTCGACGAACCGTCATCGCGGCGTGCGCCCTACGATCCTGAGGCGGCGGCGCGCGAAGGGCGGCGCATCCTGGAGGGCATCCTGCGCCATATGGACGTGGATGGCTTCGTCAATGTGCAGCACACCACCGCGCTCGGGCCCGACGGCGAAACGCAGCACAGCATCATGCTCTATGTTGAGGGCCTGGATGAGGAGACGGTCGGGCTGCTGATCGGGCGGCGCGGCGAGACCCTGCGCTCGTTGCAGTTTCTGGTCAACACCATCGTCCAGCGCCATTTGGGACGCTGGCCGCAGCTCGTGATCGATATCGGCAACTACCGCCAGCGCCGCCAGGAGTCGCTGGAAGGGCTGGCGCGGCGTGTGGCCGAGCAGGTGCGCGCCACAGGCAAGCCGCAGTCGCTCGATCCGATGCAGGCCTACGATCGGCGCATCATTCACATGGCCCTGCGCGATGATGCCACGGTCTATACCGAAAGCGCCGGCGAGGGCGAGAACCGCCACGTCGTGATCTACCCCCGCAAGTAG
- a CDS encoding YidC/Oxa1 family membrane protein insertase has product MWTAFVDFLAYVLSSLTAWTGNLGIAIILFTILTRLAMLPLTIKQLQSSKKMQELQPLMAELRRKYGRDQQRLAEEMTKLYREYRVNPAGSCLPLLIQLPIFLGVYQAVIHIVQDTSLAINQKIFLGINLGLATFQPANAFTQNLPGFQPGFQGWHYLILPVLSVLLQLMVSLMAQPKIQDPQQKAISQALLFMPILFGYIGFTFNQGAVLYWVAGSLWAVIQQYFVTGFGALTNIFPFLPERKGFLTPSTPLPATAEAAPEAEAGPKADFWAPLSKLRAPAGDSATERAIAEVKRQTGKQRR; this is encoded by the coding sequence ATGTGGACGGCGTTTGTTGACTTTCTGGCCTATGTGCTAAGTAGCCTGACGGCCTGGACCGGCAACCTAGGGATTGCCATTATTCTGTTCACGATCCTGACGCGGCTGGCGATGCTGCCGCTGACGATCAAACAGCTGCAGTCCAGCAAGAAGATGCAGGAGCTGCAGCCGCTGATGGCCGAGCTGCGGCGCAAGTATGGCCGTGACCAGCAGCGGCTGGCCGAGGAGATGACCAAGCTCTACCGTGAGTACCGCGTTAATCCTGCCGGTAGCTGTCTGCCGCTGCTGATCCAGTTGCCGATTTTCCTGGGAGTGTACCAGGCGGTGATCCATATCGTGCAGGACACGAGCCTGGCCATCAACCAGAAGATCTTTCTGGGGATCAACCTGGGTCTGGCCACCTTCCAGCCGGCCAACGCGTTCACCCAGAACCTGCCCGGCTTTCAGCCTGGCTTCCAGGGTTGGCACTACCTGATCCTGCCGGTCCTCTCGGTACTGTTGCAGTTGATGGTCTCGCTGATGGCGCAGCCCAAGATCCAGGATCCGCAGCAGAAGGCGATCAGCCAGGCGCTGCTGTTCATGCCGATCCTGTTCGGCTACATCGGCTTTACCTTCAACCAGGGCGCGGTGCTCTACTGGGTGGCCGGGTCGTTGTGGGCAGTGATCCAGCAATACTTCGTCACCGGCTTTGGTGCGCTGACCAACATCTTCCCGTTTCTGCCCGAGCGCAAGGGCTTTTTGACGCCCAGCACGCCCCTGCCGGCCACGGCTGAGGCGGCGCCTGAAGCGGAGGCCGGGCCGAAGGCGGACTTCTGGGCGCCGCTTAGCAAACTGCGCGCGCCCGCCGGCGACAGCGCGACCGAGCGGGCCATCGCCGAGGTCAAGCGGCAGACCGGCAAGCAGCGACGCTAG
- the yidD gene encoding membrane protein insertion efficiency factor YidD encodes MALGLIRFYQRFISPLTPPSCIYTPTCSQYGYEAIERYGLIKGGFLTARRILRCHPWAQGGHDPVP; translated from the coding sequence ATCGCGCTGGGTCTGATTCGCTTCTATCAGCGCTTCATCTCACCGCTCACTCCGCCAAGCTGCATCTACACACCTACCTGTTCCCAGTATGGCTATGAGGCGATCGAGCGGTATGGATTGATCAAGGGAGGCTTCCTGACGGCGCGCCGGATCCTGCGCTGTCATCCCTGGGCGCAGGGCGGCCATGATCCGGTACCCTGA
- the rnpA gene encoding ribonuclease P protein component: MRRSQRLQRPEQFQRVRRGGMSWSHPLFVLTGARNRVGRTRCGFVVGKRLGKAHDRNRAKRRLREAVRLVYPHIAPGYDLVFVVRASVLHASFSDLLQAVAEVLRRAGLWVDPPGGGREGEVTHGPVDRAGSDSLLSALHLTAHSAKLHLHTYLFPVWL; the protein is encoded by the coding sequence ATGCGGCGTAGCCAGCGGCTGCAACGACCGGAGCAATTTCAGCGGGTGCGCCGCGGCGGTATGTCCTGGTCGCACCCGTTGTTCGTTTTGACCGGCGCGCGCAACCGCGTGGGCCGGACGCGCTGTGGCTTCGTGGTCGGCAAGCGCCTGGGTAAGGCGCACGATCGCAACCGCGCCAAGCGCCGGCTGCGCGAGGCGGTGCGCCTGGTGTACCCCCACATCGCGCCGGGGTATGATCTGGTCTTTGTCGTGCGCGCGTCGGTGCTGCACGCGTCCTTCTCCGATCTGCTTCAGGCGGTTGCCGAGGTGTTGCGCCGCGCTGGTCTCTGGGTCGATCCGCCCGGCGGTGGACGCGAAGGAGAGGTAACGCATGGGCCGGTGGATCGCGCTGGGTCTGATTCGCTTCTATCAGCGCTTCATCTCACCGCTCACTCCGCCAAGCTGCATCTACACACCTACCTGTTCCCAGTATGGCTATGA
- the rpmH gene encoding 50S ribosomal protein L34: MPKRTWQPKRIPRRRKHGFLARMATAKGRLVLKARRLKGRWKLTVSDERRRIPRGHR; the protein is encoded by the coding sequence ATGCCCAAGCGAACGTGGCAGCCGAAGCGGATCCCGCGCCGCCGCAAGCACGGCTTTTTGGCGCGCATGGCGACGGCGAAAGGACGCCTGGTCCTCAAAGCGCGTCGGCTCAAGGGCCGCTGGAAGCTGACGGTCAGCGACGAACGCCGGCGCATTCCGCGCGGCCATCGCTAA
- a CDS encoding ATPase domain-containing protein has product MKHPELVPTGVPHLDRILGGGIVPHALFLILGGSGTGKTVLVSQIAFAAAARDERVLFITAYAEPHSKLITNLQTLRFYRPDDVGERIKLLNLQYPLASGTDAAADMIVREAREHHAALVIIDGFQGIRLTSQAPAAPHQFLYDLSSKMSLLGTTLIVTYDLGSLGDAEIGELSAADGVLELAQEVHGEQTTRYLRVIKHRGTQPLLGRHSFVLDDRGLTCYPLLEALVSAQDMPLTPVRAGFGIAALDVMLGGGCTIGSATIAAGAYGVGKTLLGLHFVMDGIARGEHALFVTFHETPQQLAAKGAMFGLPIQAALDDGRLLLRHYLATDLNADLLAQEIDALLTEQPIRRLVIDGLNEIERPLIEHKRAHSFFAALIALLRNHGVTSYITQEIDPIVGRELSFAAKNLTALADNLLLLQHRLVPNRSTHLLTVLKMRFSNHERLPHPFTIGERGIDVSPTPLVDVLGPE; this is encoded by the coding sequence ATGAAACATCCTGAGCTGGTTCCAACCGGTGTTCCCCATCTCGACCGGATTCTGGGCGGTGGTATTGTACCGCATGCCTTGTTTCTGATCCTGGGTGGGTCAGGTACAGGCAAAACGGTGCTGGTCTCGCAGATCGCCTTTGCCGCCGCCGCGCGCGACGAGCGTGTGTTGTTTATTACGGCCTATGCCGAACCGCACAGCAAACTGATCACCAATCTCCAGACGCTGCGCTTCTATCGGCCCGATGATGTTGGCGAACGCATCAAGCTGCTCAACCTGCAATACCCGTTGGCCAGCGGCACGGACGCGGCTGCCGACATGATTGTGCGCGAAGCGCGCGAACATCATGCCGCGCTGGTGATCATTGATGGCTTTCAGGGCATTCGCCTGACCAGTCAGGCGCCGGCAGCGCCACATCAATTTCTGTACGATCTCAGCTCCAAAATGAGCCTGCTGGGTACGACGCTGATCGTCACCTATGATCTTGGCTCATTGGGCGACGCGGAGATCGGCGAACTGTCGGCTGCGGATGGCGTGTTGGAACTGGCTCAGGAGGTGCACGGCGAGCAGACCACCCGTTACCTGCGGGTGATCAAACATCGGGGCACGCAGCCGTTGCTGGGGCGCCATTCATTCGTGCTGGACGATCGCGGCCTGACCTGCTACCCGCTGCTGGAGGCGCTGGTCAGCGCGCAGGATATGCCGCTGACGCCGGTGCGCGCCGGCTTTGGCATTGCGGCGCTGGATGTGATGCTCGGCGGAGGATGCACGATTGGCAGCGCAACGATCGCCGCGGGCGCGTATGGTGTCGGCAAGACGCTGCTGGGCCTGCACTTTGTCATGGATGGCATCGCGCGGGGCGAGCACGCGCTGTTTGTGACCTTCCATGAAACACCACAGCAACTGGCGGCCAAGGGTGCCATGTTCGGCCTGCCGATCCAGGCAGCGCTTGACGATGGGCGCCTGCTGCTGCGCCACTATCTGGCGACCGACCTGAATGCTGATCTCCTGGCCCAGGAGATCGACGCGCTGTTGACGGAGCAGCCGATTCGGCGGCTGGTGATCGACGGTCTCAACGAGATCGAGCGGCCGCTGATCGAGCACAAGCGAGCCCACAGCTTTTTTGCCGCGTTGATCGCGCTGCTGCGCAACCATGGCGTGACTTCCTACATCACCCAGGAGATCGATCCGATCGTCGGTCGCGAGCTCTCGTTTGCAGCCAAAAACCTGACGGCGCTGGCCGACAATCTGCTGCTGCTGCAACACCGCCTGGTGCCCAACCGCAGCACCCACCTGCTCACGGTGCTCAAAATGCGCTTCAGCAACCACGAGCGCCTGCCGCATCCCTTTACCATCGGCGAGCGCGGGATCGACGTCTCGCCCACGCCGCTGGTCGACGTGCTGGGCCCGGAGTAG
- a CDS encoding response regulator yields the protein MRVLVVDDEIAITDLLADVLSDEGYEVAKAHDGRTALAMLRDGLRPQVIITDLMMPNLDGIALYHAIRDEFPDAQIGVILMSAGKQTRVQDSRVVFLPKPFSIMDLLDAIERLA from the coding sequence ATGCGCGTGCTGGTCGTCGATGACGAGATCGCGATCACCGATCTGCTCGCCGATGTGTTGAGCGATGAGGGATACGAAGTAGCTAAGGCCCACGATGGCCGCACTGCGCTTGCCATGTTGCGCGACGGACTTCGGCCCCAGGTGATTATTACTGATTTGATGATGCCTAATCTGGATGGCATTGCCCTCTACCATGCCATCCGCGATGAGTTTCCCGATGCCCAGATCGGGGTCATTTTGATGAGCGCCGGCAAACAAACCCGCGTGCAGGATTCACGGGTTGTGTTTCTGCCCAAGCCGTTCAGCATCATGGATCTGTTGGACGCGATCGAGCGCCTGGCCTGA
- a CDS encoding sialidase family protein — protein sequence MSMIIRITLALSITLLSVTAYAAGDVRREASESVGGVRYEAKHPSLALSGSNLALAYTDGNALLALKPGASAGFPSTSVLGRTDSPTYFNHTVASGPQPDLFHSAWVEQGRRVLYRASNGRQSVIADGQNFAHYVDLVVASSGALLAIWRTLDDTAALLVSVSADGTGWSAPVRVPLPSPPRNRPRLAAGPNNELYLIAGLNNGDIVSGRWNGTNFDIASVSSDPAYEADPTITVAPNGTLYAAWRVVGAAPVWAERTARGWNVQALGPGEAAGPVAINADAGGNLHVAWSSNNGGNAQEIFYRVRPAGEQWSATVNVSGNGAVYDTNVAVLGVSGNPIVAHVAFESFPAGGGIDLRYARLVTPTDAPPANGRFFPETGQTVSGRLLQFWEQNGGLPVFGLPLNAEAVRQTLDGTYRMQLFERNRLELHPENPAPYDVLLGRLGTDLLYRQGRPWETLPREQPKPGCLYFQETQHNLCEPFLSYWRSHGLELGDRGVSFRESLALFGFPVTTPAMETNSSGHTVLTQWFERARFEYHPANPDPYKVLLGRLGAETGQ from the coding sequence ATGTCGATGATCATCCGCATCACGCTGGCGCTCAGCATCACCCTGCTCAGCGTTACCGCCTATGCTGCCGGCGATGTGCGCCGTGAGGCGTCGGAAAGCGTTGGCGGCGTGCGCTACGAGGCCAAGCATCCCAGCTTGGCCCTCAGCGGCAGCAATCTGGCGCTGGCGTATACCGACGGCAACGCGCTCCTGGCGCTCAAGCCCGGCGCCAGCGCGGGCTTTCCTAGCACTAGCGTGCTGGGACGCACCGACAGTCCAACCTATTTCAATCATACGGTTGCCAGCGGTCCACAGCCGGATCTGTTCCACAGCGCCTGGGTAGAACAGGGCCGGCGCGTACTGTACCGCGCCAGCAATGGTCGCCAGAGCGTGATCGCCGATGGGCAAAACTTCGCCCACTATGTCGATCTGGTCGTCGCCAGCAGCGGCGCGTTGCTGGCGATCTGGCGCACGCTGGACGATACCGCCGCGCTGCTGGTCAGCGTCTCCGCCGACGGCACAGGCTGGAGCGCGCCGGTACGCGTGCCGCTGCCATCCCCGCCGCGCAATCGGCCACGGCTGGCAGCCGGTCCCAACAACGAGCTGTACCTGATCGCCGGCCTGAACAACGGCGACATCGTCAGCGGGCGCTGGAACGGCACGAACTTCGACATCGCGTCGGTAAGCAGCGATCCGGCCTATGAAGCCGATCCGACCATCACGGTCGCACCCAACGGCACGCTCTATGCCGCTTGGCGCGTGGTGGGCGCGGCACCGGTCTGGGCCGAGCGCACCGCGCGCGGCTGGAACGTCCAGGCACTCGGTCCGGGCGAGGCAGCCGGCCCGGTGGCTATCAACGCCGATGCCGGCGGCAATCTGCATGTCGCCTGGTCGAGCAACAACGGCGGCAACGCGCAAGAGATCTTCTACCGCGTCCGACCGGCGGGCGAGCAGTGGAGCGCGACCGTCAACGTCTCCGGCAACGGCGCGGTCTATGATACCAACGTCGCGGTCCTGGGCGTGAGCGGCAACCCGATCGTGGCGCATGTCGCCTTTGAAAGCTTCCCCGCCGGCGGCGGGATCGATCTGCGCTACGCGCGGCTGGTCACGCCTACCGACGCGCCACCGGCCAATGGACGCTTCTTCCCGGAAACCGGCCAGACGGTGAGTGGACGGCTGTTGCAGTTCTGGGAGCAGAACGGCGGCCTGCCGGTCTTCGGCCTGCCGCTCAACGCCGAAGCGGTACGTCAGACGCTGGACGGCACCTACCGCATGCAGCTCTTCGAGCGCAACCGTCTGGAGCTCCATCCCGAAAACCCGGCGCCCTACGATGTGCTGCTGGGCCGCCTGGGCACCGATCTGCTCTACCGCCAGGGTCGGCCCTGGGAGACACTGCCGCGCGAGCAGCCCAAGCCCGGCTGCCTGTACTTCCAGGAAACGCAGCACAACCTGTGCGAGCCGTTTCTGAGCTACTGGCGCAGCCATGGGCTGGAGCTGGGCGATCGGGGCGTCAGCTTCCGCGAGTCGCTGGCGCTCTTCGGCTTCCCGGTAACTACGCCGGCGATGGAGACCAACAGCAGCGGGCATACCGTGTTGACGCAGTGGTTCGAGCGCGCGCGCTTCGAATACCATCCCGCCAATCCCGACCCCTACAAGGTGCTGTTGGGACGCCTCGGCGCCGAAACCGGGCAGTAG